From Pseudomonas sp. FP2335, the proteins below share one genomic window:
- the pgm gene encoding phosphoglucomutase (alpha-D-glucose-1,6-bisphosphate-dependent) produces the protein MTISPFAGKPAPAQLLVDIPRLVTAYYTGQPDAAISTQRVAFGTSGHRGSSFELSFNEWHVLAISQAICLYREAQGINGPLFVGLDTHALSTPAGASALEVLAANGVHVMLAEGDEYTPTPAISHAIICYNRGRTSGLADGIVITPSHNPPQSGGYKYNPPNGGPADTHVTKWIEAKANELLANKLAGVKRISHAQALKADTTHRHDYLNSYVADLINVIDMDAIRSAGLRLGVDPLGGAGVRYWSAIAEHYRLNLDVVNTEVDSTFRFMSVDWDGQIRMDPSSSYAMQGLIGLKERFDVAFACDPDHDRHGIVTPSGGLLAPNNYLAVSIDYLFQNRPDWRADAAVGKTVVSSGLIDRVAARIGRRLYEVPVGFKWFADGLFDGSLGFGGEESAGASFLRKDGSVWSTDKDGLIPALLAAEMTSRKGQDPSQIYRGLTEALGEPFAIRVDAKATPAQKALLGKLSPEQVTSTQLAGESIQQILSHAPGNNQAIGGLKVMTENGWFAARPSGTEDIYKIYAESFIGEDHLKLLVEEAQVLVDGAISQ, from the coding sequence ATGACAATCAGTCCTTTTGCGGGCAAGCCGGCGCCAGCCCAGTTGCTGGTGGATATCCCGCGACTGGTCACGGCCTATTACACGGGCCAGCCTGATGCAGCGATCTCCACCCAACGCGTCGCCTTCGGCACCTCCGGGCACCGGGGCAGCTCGTTCGAACTGAGCTTCAACGAATGGCACGTACTCGCCATCAGCCAGGCCATTTGCCTGTACCGTGAAGCCCAAGGTATCAACGGCCCGCTGTTTGTTGGCCTGGACACCCATGCGCTGTCCACGCCTGCCGGCGCCAGTGCGCTGGAAGTGCTTGCCGCCAACGGCGTACACGTGATGCTGGCCGAGGGTGATGAATACACGCCAACCCCGGCGATTTCCCACGCGATCATCTGCTACAACCGCGGCCGCACCAGTGGTCTGGCGGACGGCATCGTCATCACGCCGTCCCACAACCCGCCGCAAAGTGGCGGCTACAAGTACAACCCGCCGAACGGTGGCCCGGCCGATACCCACGTCACCAAGTGGATTGAAGCCAAGGCCAACGAGTTGCTGGCCAACAAGCTCGCCGGGGTCAAGCGCATCAGCCACGCCCAGGCGCTCAAGGCCGACACCACCCATCGCCATGACTACCTCAACAGCTACGTGGCCGACCTGATCAACGTCATCGACATGGACGCTATCCGCAGCGCCGGCCTGCGCCTGGGCGTAGACCCACTGGGCGGAGCAGGGGTGCGCTACTGGTCGGCGATTGCCGAGCACTACCGCCTGAACCTGGATGTGGTGAACACCGAAGTCGATTCGACGTTCCGCTTCATGAGCGTCGACTGGGATGGCCAGATCCGCATGGACCCGTCCTCCAGCTACGCGATGCAAGGCCTGATCGGCCTCAAGGAGCGTTTCGACGTGGCGTTCGCCTGCGATCCGGACCACGATCGCCACGGCATTGTCACCCCGTCCGGTGGCCTGCTGGCACCGAACAACTACCTGGCGGTGTCCATCGACTACCTGTTCCAGAACCGTCCCGACTGGCGCGCCGATGCGGCCGTGGGCAAGACCGTGGTCAGCAGCGGCTTGATCGACCGCGTCGCCGCACGTATTGGCCGGCGCCTGTACGAGGTGCCGGTGGGCTTCAAGTGGTTCGCTGATGGTTTGTTCGACGGTTCGCTGGGCTTTGGCGGTGAAGAAAGCGCCGGGGCGTCGTTCCTGCGCAAGGACGGCAGCGTCTGGAGCACCGACAAGGACGGCTTGATCCCGGCGCTGTTGGCGGCAGAGATGACCTCGCGCAAAGGCCAGGACCCAAGCCAGATCTACCGTGGCCTGACCGAAGCCCTGGGTGAGCCGTTCGCGATCCGCGTCGACGCCAAGGCCACCCCGGCGCAGAAGGCATTGCTGGGCAAGTTGTCGCCGGAGCAGGTGACGTCCACCCAACTGGCCGGGGAAAGCATCCAGCAAATCCTCAGCCACGCGCCGGGCAACAACCAGGCGATCGGTGGCCTGAAAGTGATGACCGAAAACGGCTGGTTTGCCGCACGGCCATCGGGCACCGAGGACATCTACAAGATCTACGCCGAGAGCTTTATCGGCGAAGATCACCTCAAGTTGTTGGTGGAAGAAGCCCAGGTCCTCGTAGACGGCGCCATTTCCCAGTAA
- a CDS encoding AraC family transcriptional regulator — protein sequence MPNIAPDDDSQHTQATCDVVLRHSLCWRRRDLDGVMSYYHPQIQYHDFFQNRVVGYAELREYLQASMPREADEAIEHTDRIRADGNTAFIQYRITLRGGQGLVSFRTSEAITVRDGLIWRVNEYASLVHEQPTQTLRPTVSRLGLSPQQLGHMANDLQQYFERKQPYLDPELDLQRVSKECGYSRNQISYLLNQVLGQSFYRYVNQARLQHLLAALEHATPPIKVDDLAFAAGFNSLSAFYSAFRQHTGQSPKAYVKQISLRARAQDIQ from the coding sequence ATGCCAAACATCGCCCCAGACGATGATAGCCAGCACACCCAAGCCACCTGCGACGTCGTGCTGCGCCACAGCCTGTGTTGGCGGCGTCGCGACCTTGATGGGGTGATGTCCTACTACCACCCGCAGATCCAGTACCACGATTTTTTCCAGAACCGTGTGGTCGGTTACGCCGAGCTGCGTGAGTACCTGCAAGCCAGCATGCCCCGTGAGGCGGACGAGGCGATTGAGCACACCGACCGCATCCGCGCTGATGGCAACACTGCGTTCATCCAATATCGCATCACCTTGCGCGGCGGCCAGGGCCTGGTGTCGTTTCGCACCAGCGAAGCGATCACCGTGCGCGACGGGCTGATCTGGCGGGTCAACGAATACGCCTCCCTGGTGCACGAACAGCCGACCCAGACCCTGCGTCCCACGGTCAGCCGCCTGGGCCTGTCACCGCAGCAATTGGGGCATATGGCCAATGACTTGCAGCAGTACTTCGAACGCAAGCAGCCTTATCTGGACCCCGAATTGGACCTGCAACGGGTTTCCAAGGAATGCGGCTACAGCCGTAATCAGATTTCCTACCTGCTTAATCAAGTGCTCGGCCAGAGCTTCTACCGCTACGTGAACCAGGCCAGGCTGCAACATTTGCTCGCCGCGCTGGAGCACGCCACGCCGCCGATCAAGGTCGATGACCTGGCGTTCGCCGCCGGTTTCAATTCGTTGTCGGCGTTCTACAGTGCGTTCCGTCAGCACACCGGGCAGTCGCCCAAGGCTTACGTCAAACAAATTTCCCTGCGTGCACGCGCGCAAGACATTCAGTAA
- a CDS encoding UvrD-helicase domain-containing protein, whose protein sequence is MPQHTPDLPPELRPLADMPLFKRLAARLFGHGLTRLRAQHRFSWLHGQADGFRSGHEAGVEYGYREGKADGIEEGRQVLLIRDFRPDEHRAPGVDDNLFDDWRLPLTADLKKRIKADVARLLPAHAQPSAAQWKMIFSDTPSTSVIAGAGAGKSTSLVLRILLLTHYLGFELSSMTVVTFTRESRRDFIHKLMEILNLWGQPLGFKEAQAVVRTFHSRILPMVRSLPGFERLQAFENLSSGAEEADSNPFDLRINDAQRQQMNACYHRLHGQHARFRELIAPLARHGLQLKELEREHPDVQKRVAVTELAAKRDEELCDVIEDLWFRAGAWPIKGIEPSRQTVEINGAKFHCHGYIAELDAWVVLGFDSRENAQVSRPNSKLSVRAEWAVKRTLFQAFCRKSLIWLDNYDSSKRLLSSLAGDASAGPGFDYKVKGELASAPLLDCFVMAAGFIENLGLDVPTAVGQMSFAKDDPDRFFFEALSIFWKALEDHLLDQSPPIMTYNRMFSLFGENTPENLKLLSDPLLRPLSHLMIDEFQDVSPQIVSWIRASLREIRSRGPAMHVGRGAQRSSLLCVGDDWQSIYGWRGSSPKYFMQFNQEFPSPATTRVMLAENYRSHQHIIDAAEHIVRAAPAIPGKKAKASGAPKPLVPVKVLERDEAALGQQLLMHYQNGETVLMLYRKSSDKLLIQEHIQSVVNLDSSLPPQARRLKQLTYHSAKGLQADAVFLLGDCQHVTSSPYKNQVYRMAGLGKDGDSEPYDTAQKDEVLRLAYVGITRAVSHCYWYVEKPEGQAVNVPKASERVDGKKAFFDDQRG, encoded by the coding sequence GTGCCGCAACACACCCCTGATTTGCCCCCAGAGCTACGCCCACTGGCAGACATGCCGTTGTTCAAGCGCCTGGCGGCGCGCCTGTTTGGCCACGGACTCACGCGCCTGCGCGCCCAGCACCGGTTTTCCTGGCTGCATGGGCAGGCCGATGGCTTTCGCAGTGGGCACGAGGCAGGCGTGGAGTATGGCTACCGCGAGGGCAAGGCCGACGGCATCGAGGAGGGCCGGCAAGTCCTGCTGATCCGTGACTTTCGCCCCGATGAACACCGTGCACCGGGTGTCGACGACAACCTGTTCGATGATTGGCGCCTGCCGCTGACCGCCGACCTGAAAAAACGCATCAAGGCTGACGTGGCGCGCCTGCTGCCGGCGCATGCCCAGCCCAGTGCCGCGCAGTGGAAGATGATCTTCAGCGACACACCTTCGACGTCGGTGATCGCGGGTGCCGGTGCGGGTAAATCCACCTCGCTGGTGCTGCGTATCCTGCTGTTGACCCATTACCTGGGCTTTGAACTCAGTTCGATGACCGTGGTGACCTTCACCCGCGAATCGCGCAGAGACTTCATCCACAAGCTCATGGAAATTCTCAACCTGTGGGGCCAACCCCTTGGCTTCAAAGAGGCCCAGGCGGTGGTACGCACCTTCCATTCGCGCATCCTGCCGATGGTGCGCAGCTTGCCGGGTTTCGAGCGCCTGCAGGCCTTCGAGAACCTGAGTTCGGGTGCTGAAGAGGCTGACAGCAACCCGTTCGACCTGCGTATCAACGACGCCCAGCGTCAGCAAATGAACGCCTGCTATCACCGTTTACACGGCCAGCATGCGCGGTTCCGCGAGCTGATCGCGCCGTTGGCCCGGCATGGGCTGCAGCTCAAGGAGCTGGAGCGCGAGCATCCCGACGTGCAAAAGCGCGTGGCAGTGACCGAGTTGGCGGCCAAACGCGACGAAGAACTCTGCGATGTGATCGAAGACCTGTGGTTCCGCGCAGGGGCCTGGCCGATCAAGGGCATTGAGCCGAGCCGGCAGACCGTGGAGATCAATGGCGCGAAATTCCATTGCCATGGCTACATCGCGGAGCTGGATGCGTGGGTGGTGCTGGGCTTCGATTCGCGGGAAAACGCCCAGGTCAGTCGGCCCAATTCGAAACTTTCGGTGCGCGCCGAGTGGGCGGTAAAGCGCACCCTGTTTCAAGCTTTCTGCCGTAAGTCACTGATATGGCTTGATAATTACGATTCATCAAAACGACTGTTAAGCAGCCTGGCCGGTGATGCCAGCGCGGGGCCGGGCTTTGATTACAAGGTCAAGGGCGAGCTGGCTTCGGCGCCGCTGTTGGACTGTTTCGTCATGGCGGCCGGTTTTATCGAGAACCTCGGGTTGGATGTGCCCACGGCCGTGGGCCAGATGAGCTTTGCCAAGGACGACCCGGACCGCTTTTTCTTCGAGGCGCTGAGTATTTTCTGGAAGGCCCTGGAAGACCACTTGCTCGACCAGTCGCCGCCGATCATGACCTACAACCGCATGTTCTCGCTGTTTGGCGAAAACACCCCGGAAAACCTCAAGCTGCTCAGCGATCCGTTGCTGCGGCCGCTGTCCCACCTGATGATCGACGAATTTCAGGACGTCTCGCCGCAGATCGTCTCGTGGATCCGCGCCAGCCTGCGCGAGATCCGCAGTCGCGGTCCGGCCATGCACGTCGGGCGCGGCGCCCAGCGTTCATCGCTGCTGTGCGTGGGGGATGACTGGCAGTCGATCTATGGTTGGCGCGGCAGTTCGCCCAAGTATTTCATGCAGTTCAACCAGGAATTCCCATCCCCGGCCACCACTCGCGTGATGCTGGCGGAGAACTACCGCAGTCACCAGCACATCATCGACGCGGCAGAGCATATCGTGCGCGCTGCGCCGGCGATTCCCGGCAAAAAGGCCAAGGCCAGCGGAGCGCCCAAGCCGTTGGTGCCGGTCAAGGTGCTGGAGCGCGACGAAGCCGCACTGGGGCAGCAGCTGTTGATGCACTATCAAAACGGCGAAACAGTGTTAATGCTTTATCGAAAAAGTAGCGATAAGTTACTGATTCAAGAGCATATTCAGTCTGTAGTTAATCTAGATTCTAGCTTGCCTCCCCAGGCGCGCAGGCTTAAGCAGCTGACCTATCACAGTGCCAAGGGCCTACAGGCAGACGCGGTATTTCTGCTGGGCGATTGCCAACATGTCACCAGCTCGCCCTACAAGAATCAGGTGTACCGCATGGCGGGGCTGGGCAAGGACGGTGACAGCGAGCCGTATGACACTGCGCAAAAGGACGAGGTGCTGCGCCTGGCCTATGTCGGCATTACCCGCGCCGTCAGCCATTGCTACTGGTATGTGGAAAAGCCCGAAGGCCAGGCGGTGAATGTGCCCAAGGCGTCAGAGCGGGTAGATGGCAAGAAAGCCTTCTTCGACGACCAACGCGGTTAG
- a CDS encoding PLP-dependent aminotransferase family protein, whose protein sequence is MNLRGERQAEFAYQAVYRYMISLINEVGLETPVKLPSLRQLSTRLNVSISTIQYAYSLLEKEGRVYSVAKSGYFAWPVTSNPLMAPGGDLLERLYAAARRPRMAVLSGDEPALLGALDGTLLTLERQLIRRYPRHLQPWSQPCGVWELRAVLAARYTSSPTRCWQADEVYIGADLRGVLEILIDVLGLKGTTLIVESPCDWLILRLLQAAGVRVIELPWKADGSLDLMSFEHLLRHEPVQLVLLSSVVSLPSGVAMSVQERLHVAHLLEQHGCWLLENDSYGDLAFAAGQPALRNLVNPERLIVFSSFDKTLGAEAPFGYLLSRHLSSELQRQFLLRAFRLSSIRQRAIARLYQSGRFDQHLQTLRQRLQEQAEAMSQRVDARLEGRVTYQPPRAGASLWLQSVATVDMRQVFQRMVAQQVVIAPGELFSLAGLHHQHVRLSHVFNGHPNLDVALDALALAFQQAQIG, encoded by the coding sequence ATGAACCTGCGGGGTGAGCGGCAAGCGGAATTTGCCTATCAGGCGGTGTACCGCTACATGATCAGCCTGATCAATGAAGTCGGCCTGGAGACCCCGGTCAAACTACCGTCACTGCGGCAGTTGTCGACGCGCTTGAACGTGTCGATCTCGACGATTCAGTACGCCTATTCGCTGCTGGAAAAGGAAGGGCGGGTCTACTCGGTGGCCAAGTCCGGTTACTTCGCCTGGCCAGTGACCAGCAACCCGTTGATGGCTCCCGGTGGCGACCTGCTGGAAAGGCTCTATGCCGCGGCACGACGCCCGCGCATGGCCGTACTCAGTGGCGACGAGCCTGCGTTGCTGGGCGCACTGGATGGCACCTTGCTGACGCTCGAGCGCCAGTTGATACGCCGTTATCCGCGCCACCTGCAACCCTGGTCGCAACCCTGCGGCGTGTGGGAGTTGCGGGCGGTACTGGCGGCGCGCTACACCTCATCGCCCACGCGCTGCTGGCAAGCCGACGAGGTGTACATCGGCGCCGACCTGCGTGGCGTGCTGGAAATCCTGATCGATGTGCTGGGCCTCAAAGGGACTACGTTGATTGTCGAATCGCCCTGCGACTGGTTGATTCTGCGTTTGCTGCAGGCCGCCGGTGTGCGGGTGATCGAGTTGCCCTGGAAGGCCGATGGCAGCCTCGACCTGATGAGCTTCGAGCACTTGTTGCGCCATGAGCCGGTGCAGCTGGTACTGCTGTCATCCGTGGTCAGCCTGCCGTCGGGCGTGGCCATGTCGGTGCAAGAGCGGCTGCACGTGGCGCATCTGCTCGAGCAGCACGGCTGCTGGCTACTGGAAAACGACAGCTACGGCGACTTGGCGTTTGCCGCTGGCCAGCCGGCGCTGCGTAATCTGGTCAACCCGGAGCGGCTGATCGTCTTTTCGTCGTTCGACAAAACCCTGGGGGCGGAAGCGCCGTTCGGCTATCTGCTGTCGCGGCACTTGAGCAGCGAATTGCAGCGTCAGTTCCTGCTGCGCGCCTTTCGTTTGTCGTCGATCCGACAGCGTGCCATCGCCCGCCTGTACCAGAGCGGGCGGTTTGACCAGCACTTGCAGACCCTGCGCCAGCGCCTGCAGGAGCAAGCCGAGGCCATGAGCCAACGTGTGGACGCGCGCCTGGAGGGGCGGGTGACCTACCAGCCGCCACGCGCGGGCGCCAGTCTATGGCTGCAGTCGGTGGCCACGGTAGACATGCGCCAGGTGTTCCAGCGCATGGTTGCCCAGCAAGTAGTGATTGCCCCGGGCGAGCTGTTCAGCCTGGCTGGCCTGCACCACCAGCATGTGCGCCTGAGCCATGTATTCAATGGGCATCCGAACCTGGACGTGGCCTTGGATGCATTGGCACTGGCATTCCAGCAGGCGCAGATTGGCTGA
- a CDS encoding FAD-binding oxidoreductase, with protein MPAWRNISLWMGQLDDPLVARPSLEHDLDVNVAIIGAGYTGLWTAYYLKRQAPELNIAIIEAQTAGFGASGRNGGWLMGNLLGEDRLLADVPPEQRRASFDLLHGIPDEVAQVLGREGIDCDYRKGGALYCAARYPEQEGSLRRYLDKLYAQGLTEADYRWLAPQQLAQQIRIAKPYGGIYAPHVATINPAKLVRGLARVVESMGVKIYENTPATHWQSGHVRTPKASIRAAWVVPAVEGYANTLAPLGRYQLPVQSLIVATEPLPASTWDEIGLSHGQAFGESSRQVTYGQRTADNRLVFGARGGYQFAGKLRHDFDLTDSEVELRRYLFGELFPQLKHVRITHSWGGNLGMARNFRPHMLCDHQTGIALSGGYGGEGVGASNLGGRTLADLILGQATPLTRQPWVIRERGLDALKAWEPEPCRWLGYNAIIRSFVHEDQVLADPNSAPWRRKLATGVAEFMEGFMH; from the coding sequence ATGCCAGCATGGCGCAATATCAGTTTATGGATGGGCCAGTTGGACGACCCGTTGGTGGCGCGGCCGTCCCTGGAGCATGACCTCGACGTCAACGTGGCCATTATCGGCGCCGGTTACACCGGGTTGTGGACCGCCTATTACCTGAAGCGCCAGGCCCCCGAGCTGAACATCGCCATCATCGAGGCACAAACCGCCGGTTTCGGCGCGTCGGGCCGTAATGGTGGCTGGCTGATGGGCAACCTGCTCGGCGAAGATCGCCTGCTGGCCGACGTGCCGCCCGAACAGCGCCGCGCCTCGTTCGACCTGTTGCACGGCATCCCCGATGAAGTTGCGCAGGTCCTGGGCCGTGAAGGCATCGACTGCGACTACCGCAAGGGCGGCGCGCTGTACTGCGCCGCGCGTTATCCCGAGCAGGAAGGCAGCCTGCGCCGCTACCTGGACAAACTCTACGCCCAGGGCCTGACCGAAGCGGATTACCGCTGGCTGGCCCCGCAACAACTGGCCCAACAGATCCGCATCGCCAAGCCCTATGGCGGTATCTATGCGCCCCACGTCGCGACGATCAACCCGGCCAAGCTGGTGCGCGGCCTCGCGCGGGTGGTCGAAAGCATGGGCGTGAAGATCTACGAAAACACCCCGGCCACCCACTGGCAATCCGGCCACGTGCGCACGCCCAAGGCGAGCATCCGCGCCGCCTGGGTGGTGCCGGCTGTGGAAGGCTATGCCAACACCTTGGCGCCCCTGGGCCGGTACCAATTGCCGGTGCAAAGCCTGATCGTCGCCACTGAGCCGCTGCCTGCCAGCACCTGGGATGAGATCGGCCTGAGCCACGGCCAGGCGTTCGGAGAAAGCAGCCGCCAGGTCACCTACGGCCAACGCACGGCCGACAATCGCCTGGTGTTTGGCGCCCGTGGCGGTTATCAGTTCGCCGGCAAACTGCGGCATGACTTCGATTTGACCGACAGTGAAGTCGAGCTGCGTCGCTACCTGTTCGGTGAGCTTTTCCCACAGCTCAAGCACGTACGGATTACCCATTCGTGGGGTGGCAACCTGGGCATGGCGCGCAACTTCCGCCCGCACATGCTGTGCGACCACCAGACCGGCATCGCGCTGTCCGGCGGTTATGGCGGGGAGGGCGTCGGCGCCAGCAACCTGGGCGGGCGCACCCTGGCCGACCTGATCCTCGGCCAGGCCACGCCGCTGACCAGGCAACCCTGGGTAATCCGCGAACGTGGCCTGGACGCGCTCAAGGCCTGGGAGCCCGAACCGTGCCGCTGGTTGGGCTACAACGCGATCATTCGCAGTTTTGTCCATGAGGACCAAGTGTTGGCAGACCCCAACAGCGCCCCTTGGCGCCGAAAGTTGGCGACCGGCGTGGCCGAGTTCATGGAAGGTTTCATGCACTAA
- a CDS encoding pirin family protein, which translates to MLELRPFNTLGGAHHGWLDAHHHFSFAEYHDPARMHWGNLRVWNDDIIAPGTGFPQHPHRDMEIITYVREGAISHADNLGNKGRTEAGDVQVMSAGTGIAHSEYNLEATPTKIFQIWIIPNESGLPPSWGAKPFPKGDREGFVTLASGKTGDSESLRIRADARLVAANLKAGESAEYRLDNGRRAYLVPATGAVDVNGLRAHARDGVAVEDESVLRVTAIEDSEIVLVDLA; encoded by the coding sequence ATGCTTGAACTTCGACCTTTCAACACGCTGGGCGGCGCCCACCATGGCTGGCTTGACGCCCATCACCACTTTTCCTTTGCCGAATACCACGACCCTGCGCGTATGCACTGGGGCAACCTGCGGGTGTGGAACGACGACATCATCGCCCCCGGCACCGGCTTCCCGCAGCACCCCCATCGCGACATGGAAATCATCACTTATGTGCGCGAAGGCGCCATCAGCCATGCCGATAACCTGGGCAACAAAGGCCGTACCGAGGCTGGCGATGTGCAAGTGATGAGCGCCGGCACCGGGATCGCCCACAGTGAATACAACCTGGAAGCCACTCCGACCAAGATCTTTCAGATCTGGATTATCCCGAATGAAAGCGGCTTGCCGCCGTCGTGGGGGGCCAAGCCGTTTCCCAAAGGTGACCGCGAAGGCTTTGTGACCCTGGCCAGCGGTAAAACGGGCGACAGCGAAAGCCTGCGTATTCGTGCGGACGCACGGCTGGTCGCGGCGAACTTGAAGGCTGGGGAAAGCGCCGAGTATCGGCTCGACAACGGGCGCCGGGCGTACCTGGTGCCGGCCACCGGAGCCGTAGACGTCAACGGCTTGCGCGCACACGCTCGGGATGGTGTTGCGGTTGAGGATGAGTCGGTGTTGCGGGTGACTGCCATCGAGGATAGCGAGATCGTTCTCGTCGACCTGGCTTGA
- a CDS encoding DUF1652 domain-containing protein — MNKVGNMNKVTFPNACQLMRWHFHPMGFEGSMDAPGSMVARLFDRASGETLIAIAGIPCATVMNAADVERIIEAVEDELASFVPPLSLRA, encoded by the coding sequence ATGAACAAGGTGGGCAATATGAACAAAGTGACATTCCCCAACGCCTGCCAGCTGATGCGCTGGCATTTCCATCCGATGGGCTTCGAGGGCAGCATGGACGCGCCCGGCAGCATGGTCGCCCGCCTGTTTGACCGAGCGAGTGGCGAGACGTTGATTGCCATCGCGGGCATCCCTTGCGCCACGGTGATGAATGCGGCCGACGTGGAGCGGATTATCGAAGCGGTGGAGGATGAGTTGGCGTCGTTTGTGCCGCCGCTGTCTTTACGGGCTTGA
- a CDS encoding zinc-dependent alcohol dehydrogenase family protein — translation MSRTIRFHKFGPAEVLKCEEHVAAQPAPGEVQVRVEAIGISWYDILWRQNLASSHARLPSGLGHEMAGVVVALGEGVDDLAVGDKVASFPAESPNDYPVYGEVIVLPRSALTRYPDVLSPIQASVHYTPLLIAYFAYVDLARVKPGQFALVTDASHCAGPSFVQLGKALGVRVIAATKDSAEREYLLSLGAEKVIVTEEQDLLMQINKFTDNRGVDVVFDGLGGPQMSLLGDVLAPRGSLVLYGLQGGNQTPFPACAAFQKNIQFFVHCIGNFTGKPELGIIQDQVALQRALRDINQLTADRVLVPLKTTVFAFSQFVEAHRYMDECPCRERVALQVEAV, via the coding sequence ATGTCCCGCACGATCCGTTTTCACAAGTTTGGTCCGGCCGAGGTGCTCAAGTGCGAAGAGCATGTAGCCGCGCAGCCCGCACCGGGCGAAGTGCAGGTGCGTGTCGAAGCGATCGGCATCAGTTGGTACGACATTCTGTGGCGCCAGAACCTGGCGTCTTCCCATGCGCGCCTGCCGTCCGGCCTTGGTCATGAGATGGCCGGGGTGGTCGTGGCCCTGGGTGAAGGCGTGGATGATTTGGCTGTGGGCGATAAAGTCGCCAGTTTTCCGGCCGAGAGCCCCAATGATTATCCGGTGTATGGCGAAGTGATCGTCCTGCCCCGTTCTGCCCTGACCCGCTATCCGGATGTGTTGAGCCCCATTCAAGCCAGCGTGCATTACACGCCGCTGTTGATTGCCTACTTTGCATATGTGGACCTGGCGCGGGTCAAGCCCGGCCAGTTTGCCTTGGTGACCGACGCGAGTCACTGCGCCGGCCCATCGTTCGTGCAACTGGGCAAGGCCTTGGGGGTACGGGTGATTGCGGCCACCAAGGACAGCGCCGAGCGTGAATACTTGCTGTCCCTGGGGGCGGAAAAGGTCATCGTCACTGAAGAGCAGGACTTGCTCATGCAGATCAACAAGTTCACCGACAACCGCGGCGTCGATGTGGTGTTTGATGGCTTGGGTGGCCCGCAGATGTCGTTGCTCGGCGATGTGTTGGCGCCGCGTGGCAGCCTGGTGCTGTATGGTTTGCAGGGTGGCAACCAGACGCCATTCCCCGCATGTGCAGCGTTCCAGAAAAACATTCAGTTTTTTGTGCACTGCATCGGCAATTTCACCGGCAAGCCGGAACTGGGCATCATCCAGGACCAAGTGGCATTGCAGCGTGCATTACGCGACATCAACCAACTGACCGCCGATCGCGTGCTGGTACCGCTGAAAACCACGGTGTTTGCGTTCAGCCAGTTTGTCGAAGCACACCGCTATATGGACGAATGTCCGTGCCGCGAGCGCGTCGCATTGCAGGTTGAAGCTGTTTGA
- a CDS encoding cupin domain-containing protein: MSITQFKDTLNAHLPDSSPVAVPLGEPIAVASTLSVERSDGVETGIWECTPGRWRRQIRSQEFCHFIQGRCTFAPDSGETVHIQAGDALMLPANSTGIWDIQETVRKTYVLIL, encoded by the coding sequence ATGAGCATCACTCAATTCAAAGACACGCTGAACGCCCACCTGCCGGACTCGTCACCCGTGGCCGTGCCCCTCGGCGAACCGATCGCCGTGGCATCGACCCTGAGCGTGGAGCGCAGCGACGGCGTCGAGACCGGTATCTGGGAATGCACCCCGGGTCGCTGGCGCCGGCAGATCAGATCCCAGGAGTTTTGCCATTTCATCCAGGGCCGCTGCACCTTCGCCCCCGACTCCGGTGAAACCGTCCACATACAAGCCGGTGATGCACTGATGTTGCCGGCCAACAGCACCGGCATCTGGGACATCCAGGAAACCGTGCGCAAGACCTACGTATTGATTCTGTAA